In Apteryx mantelli isolate bAptMan1 chromosome 26, bAptMan1.hap1, whole genome shotgun sequence, a single window of DNA contains:
- the SPSB1 gene encoding SPRY domain-containing SOCS box protein 1 yields the protein MGQKVTGGIKTVDMRDPVYRPLKQELQGLDYSKPTRLDLLLDMPPVSYEVQLLHSWNNDDRSLNVFVKEDDKLIFHRHPVAQSTDAIRGKVGYTRGLHVWQITWAMRQRGTHAVVGVATADAPLHSVGYTTLVGNNHESWGWDLGRNRLYHDGKNQPSKTYPAFLEPDETFIVPDSFLVVLDMDDGTLSFIVDGQYMGVAFRGLKGKKLYPVVSAVWGHCEIRMRYLNGLDPEPLPLMDLCRRAVRLALGKERLNEIPTLPLPASLKSYLLYQ from the exons ATGGGTCAGAAGGTCACAGGTGGGATAAAGACTGTGGATATGAGGGACCCTGTATACAGGCCACTGAAACAGGAGCTCCAGGGACTCGACTACAGCAAACCCACACGTTTGGACTTGCTACTGGACATGCCTCCGGTATCGTATGAAGTCCAGCTATTGCATTCATGGAACAATGATGATCGCTCGCTGAACGTCTTTGTGAAAGAGGATGACAAACTCATATTTCACCGGCATCCGGTGGCTCAGAGCACAGATGCCATCAGAGGCAAAGTGGGATATACACGAGGTCTGCATGTGTGGCAGATCACATGGGCGATGAGGCAGCGAGGCACGCATGCTGTGGTAGGGGTGGCAACAGCAGATGCCCCTTTGCACTCTGTAGGTTACACCACGCTTGTAGGAAATAACCATGAATCTTGGGGATGGGACCTTGGGCGCAACCGACTGTACCACGATGGGAAGAACCAGCCAAGTAAAACCTACCCTGCCTTCCTAGAACCAGATGAAACTTTCATTGTGCCGGACTCCTTCCTGGTCGTTCTGGACATGGACGATGGGACACTGAGCTTCATTGTAGATGGGCAATACATGGGTGTTGCATTTCGGGGACTCAAAGGGAAAAAGCTATATCCAGTGGTAAGCGCAGTGTGGGGACACTGTGAAATACGGATGCGCTACTTGAATGGACTTGACC CTGAACCACTGCCTCTGATGGACTTATGTCGGCGAGCTGTGAGGCTTGCTCTGggcaaggaaagactgaatgagATCCCTACGTTGCCACTGCCAGCTTCCCTCAAGAGTTATCTGCTCTACCAATGA